One part of the Rutidosis leptorrhynchoides isolate AG116_Rl617_1_P2 chromosome 1, CSIRO_AGI_Rlap_v1, whole genome shotgun sequence genome encodes these proteins:
- the LOC139865819 gene encoding uncharacterized protein has translation MNLLQNAIRSSSSHLKRNINPNLGLRSFLSGSPSHRQLSTESSPATNQPSFKPFFETPSEGLVYGRLLGITNNTLKSDVLSLLEECNLSPDDLKVDYNPSYSPTGMMVQFSSRSAYDAALKAVTRKRPLYKLERADRAKWNYIQTYGGKFVLLQGIPLNASLDDIERFLDGCEYDPSNIRLFSRQGLRMAIIPFLSPTAAMSATITKNRGFCFNNQISMHVLQ, from the exons ATGAATCTCCTTCAAAATGCAATCAGATCATCTTCGAGCCATCTGAAACGAAACATTAATCCAAATCTAGGTCTCAGATCATTTCTATCTGGCTCGCCGTCTCATCGTCAGCTCTCGACCGAATCTTCACCGGCGACTAACCAGCCATCCTTTAAACCATTCTTTGAAACACCTTCTGAAG GTTTGGTCTATGGAAGGTTGTTAGGGATTACGAATAATACATTGAAGAGTGACGTGCTCAGTTTGTTGGAAGAATGCAATTTAAGCCCCGATGATCTCAAAGTTGATTACAATCCGTCATACTCACCAACCGGAAT GATGGTTCAGTTCTCTTCTCGGAGTGCATATGATGCTGCTCTTAAGGCAGTAACTAGGAAACGCCCCTTATATAAATTGGAGAGG GCTGACCGTGCAAAATGGAATTATATCCAGACGTATGGCGGGAAATTT GTTTTATTGCAAGGAATTCCCCTAAATGCATCATTAGACGATATTGAGCGTTTTCTTGATGGTTGTGAGTATGATCCATCCAATATCCGTTTGTTTTCTAG GCAGGGATTAAGGATGGCCATAATACCTTTTCTTTCTCCAACTGCAGCCATGAGTGCGACGATAACGAAAAACAGAGGCTTTTGTTTCAATAACCAAATCTCGATGCATGTTCTTCAGTAA